A genomic window from Punica granatum isolate Tunisia-2019 chromosome 2, ASM765513v2, whole genome shotgun sequence includes:
- the LOC116196758 gene encoding serine/threonine-protein kinase BRI1-like 2, producing the protein MGLVTLLIIGLFLVSSASVCSSTSIKTDAEALLLFKKMVQKDPNGVLSNWDINRDLCSWNGVTCSLGRLTQLDLSGNYLVGHVSFYPLGSLDMLSVLKLASNSFIINSTSLLQLPYGLKQLDLSLSGLVGLLPENFFTKCPNLEDVNLSFNNLTGPLPENFFAGSDKLQSLDISYNNLTGPISGLRIQSSCSLLQLDLSANRIGGSMPVAISNCTNLQSLNLATNLFSGPIPRSFGQLTSLQRLDLSHNNITGWVPPELGNACSSLRELTLSYNNLSGPIPVTFSSCTWLQDLDLSNNNISGPLPGQLLQNLQSLENLILSNNMISGPFPASLSHCKNLRVIDFSSNKFSGVIPPDLCPGAAALEELRVPDNLISGKIPPEISKCSKLKRIDFSLNDLVGEIPAEIGQLENLEKLIAWFNGLEGKIPPELGKCKNLKNLILNNNHLTGEIPVQLFSASNLEWISLTSNELTGQIPREFGLLTRLAVLQIGNNSLTGEIPSELGNCRSLIWLDLNSNKLTGKIPLRLGRQLGAPKASNGMFAGNTLVFVRNVGNSCKGVGGLLEFAGIRPERLLQVPTLRSCDFTRLYSGPILSRFTSYQTLEYLDLSYNQLRGKIPDEMGDMVALQVLELSHNQLSGEIPSSLGKLKDLGVFDVSHNRLQGQIPDSFSNLSFLVQIDLSYNELTGQIPQRGQLSTLPASQFQNNPGLCGVPLSECKNDQTPADATSGTDRGGRKKQATSSWANSIVLGILISVASICILIVWAVAMRVRRREAEEVKMLNSLQASHAATTWKIDKEKEPLSINVATFQRQLRKLKFSQLIEATDGFSAAALIGCGGFGEVFKATLKDGSSVAIKKLIRLSCQGDREFMAEMETLGKIKHRNLVPLLGYCKVGEERLLVYEFMEYGSLDEVLHGRSKPHDRRALTWETRKKIARGAAKGLCFLHHNCIPHIIHRDMKSSNVLLDHEMEARVSDFGMARLISALDTHLSVSTLAGTPGYVPPEYYQSFRCTAKGDVYSLGVVLLELLTGKRPTDKDDFGDTNLVGWVKMKVREGKQMEVIDPDLLAGTGKGADGAADVEAEAEEVKEMVRYLEITLQCVDDFPSKRPNMLQVVAMLRELVPNGSSHSG; encoded by the coding sequence ATGGGCTTGGTGACCCTCCTCATCATCGGCCTATTCCTCGTCTCGTCAGCAAGTGTCTGTTCGTCGACGTCTATCAAGACCGATGCGGAGGCGCTGCTCCTGTTCAAGAAGATGGTCCAGAAGGACCCGAACGGGGTGCTGTCCAACTGGGACATTAACAGAGACCTTTGTTCTTGGAATGGTGTCACCTGCTCACTCGGCAGGCTCACTCAGCTCGATCTCAGTGGGAACTACCTTGTCGGGCACGTCTCCTTCTACCCTTTAGGATCCTTGGACATGCTGTCCGTCCTGAAGCTCGCCTCTAATTCCTTCATCATCAATTCGACCTCGCTGCTTCAGCTTCCTTACGGGCTGAAACAGCTCGACCTATCACTGTCAGGGCTCGTCGGTCTTCTCCCGGAGAACTTCTTCACCAAGTGCCCCAACTTGGAGGACGTGAACCTCTCATTCAACAACCTCACTGGACCGCTGCCAGAGAACTTCTTCGCCGGCTCCGACAAGCTCCAGTCCCTCGACATCTCGTACAACAATCTGACAGGGCCGATCTCGGGCCTGAGGATCCAGAGCTCGTGCTCTCTCCTCCAGCTTGATCTCTCGGCGAACCGTATTGGCGGTAGTATGCCTGTGGCAATCTCAAACTGCACCAATCTGCAGTCACTCAACTTGGCCACGAACTTGTTCTCGGGCCCGATTCCGAGGTCCTTCGGGCAGCTCACAAGCCTCCAGAGGCTTGACCTGTCTCATAACAATATCACAGGCTGGGTTCCTCCAGAGCTCGGGAATGCCTGCAGCTCGCTACGCGAGCTCACTCTCTCGTACAACAACCTCTCGGGCCCGATTCCTGTCACGTTCTCGTCTTGCACATGGCTCCAAGATCTCGACCTCTCAAACAACAACATCTCTGGCCCATTACCTGGCCAGCTACTGCAAAACCTGCAGTCACTCGAGAACTTAATACTGAGCAACAACATGATCTCGGGTCCATTTCCGGCTTCACTCTCGCACTGTAAGAACTTGAGGGTAATCGACTTTAGCTCAAACAAGTTCTCTGGTGTCATCCCGCCTGATTTATGCCCCGGGGCTGCCGCGCTCGAGGAGCTGCGCGTCCCAGACAATTTGATCTCTGGCAAGATCCCGCCAGAAATATCCAAGTGTTCAAAGCTGAAGAGGATCGACTTCAGCCTCAACGACCTTGTGGGCGAGATCCCTGCAGAAATCGGGCAGCTCGAGAATCTTGAGAAGCTGATCGCGTGGTTCAACGGGCTCGAAGGTAAAATTCCACCAGAATTAGGCAAATGTAAGAATCTCAAGAATCTTATTCTTAACAACAACCATCTCACTGGCGAAATTCCGGTCCAGCTGTTCAGTGCGAGCAACTTAGAGTGGATTTCTCTGACAAGTAATGAGCTAACCGGACAAATTCCTCGTGAGTTCGGTCTTTTAACTAGACTGGCAGTTCTTCAAATTGGGAATAACAGCCTCACTGGTGAGATACCGTCCGAGCTGGGAAACTGCAGAAGCCTCATATGGCTGGATTTGAACAGCAATAAGCTTACTGGGAAAATACCTCTCCGACTCGGGAGGCAACTCGGGGCGCCAAAGGCGTCGAACGGGATGTTTGCAGGAAATACTTTGGTCTTCGTTAGGAATGTGGGCAATTCTTGCAAAGGAGTCGGAGGTTTGTTGGAATTTGCCGGGATTAGACCCGAGAGGCTCTTGCAGGTCCCAACTCTAAGGAGCTGTGACTTCACGAGACTGTACTCAGGCCCGATTCTGAGCCGGTTTACGAGCTATCAGACACTGGAATACTTAGACCTCTCATACAATCAGCTTCGGGGAAAGATTCCTGATGAGATGGGCGACATGGTGGCTTTGCAGGTTCTTGAATTGTCTCACAATCAGCTTTCTGGGGAGATCCCTTCGTCGCTTGGGAAGCTAAAGGACTTGGGCGTCTTCGACGTGTCGCATAATAGGCTGCAGGGTCAGATCCCCGATTCCTTCTCGAACTTGTCGTTCCTCGTGCAGATTGACCTATCATACAATGAATTAACGGGACAGATCCCACAGAGAGGGCAGCTTAGCACCCTTCCAGCATCCCAGTTCCAAAATAACCCGGGACTCTGTGGGGTCCCGCTCTCCGAGTGCAAGAATGACCAGACTCCGGCAGATGCCACTTCAGGGACTGATCGAGGAGGACGAAAGAAACAGGCTACTTCCTCGTGGGCCAACAGCATTGTTTTGGGGATCCTCATTTCAGTCGCTTCCATCTGTATCCTGATTGTGTGGGCAGTGGCAATGCGGGTACGAAGGAGGGAGGCTGAGGAAGTTAAGATGCTCAATAGCTTGCAAGCTTCCCATGCTGCCACGACGTGGAAGATCGACAAGGAGAAGGAGCCGCTGAGCATCAATGTAGCCACCTTCCAAAGACAGCTGAGGAAGCTCAAGTTCTCGCAGCTCATTGAGGCGACAGACGGGTTCTCAGCAGCGGCCCTGATCGGGTGTGGTGGGTTCGGGGAGGTCTTCAaggccacgctcaaggatgggTCAAGCGTCGCGATCAAGAAGCTCATCAGGCTGAGTTGCCAGGGGGACCGGGAGTTCATGGCAGAAATGGAGACCTTGGGGAAGATCAAGCACCGGAACCTCGTCCCCCTGCTCGGATACTGCAAGGTCGGGGAGGAGAGGCTGCTTGTGTACGAGTTCATGGAGTACGGGAGCCTTGATGAAGTCCTACATGGGAGGTCGAAGCCCCACGATCGGCGGGCCCTCACTTGGGAGACACGGAAGAAGATTGCCAGGGGGGCTGCCAAGGGCCTCTGCTTCCTTCACCACAACTGCATACCTCACATCATCCACCGGGACATGAAGTCGAGCAACGTCCTCCTCGACCATGAGATGGAAGCTCGAGTCTCAGATTTCGGGATGGCCAGGCTAATAAGCGCGCTGGACACCCACCTCAGTGTCAGCACCCTGGCGGGCACGCCCGGGTACGTTCCCCCGGAATATTACCAGAGCTTCCGCTGCACTGCCAAGGGGGACGTCTACTCCCTTGGTGTTGTCCTCCTAGAGCTCCTGACTGGCAAACGGCCTACCGACAAGGACGACTTCGGGGACACGAACCTTGTCGGGTGGGTAAAAATGAAGGTGCGTGAGGGGAAGCAAATGGAGGTGATCGACCCGGACCTGCTAGCAGGGACTGGGAAGGGGGCAGACGGGGCGGCGGATGTCGAGGCCGAGGCCGAGGAGGTGAAGGAGATGGTGAGGTACCTAGAGATCACTCTGCAGTGTGTAGATGACTTCCCTTCAAAGAGGCCTAACATGCTCCAAGTTGTGGCAATGCTCAGGGAGCTTGTGCCTAATGGAAGCAGCCACAGCGGCTAA
- the LOC116197426 gene encoding uncharacterized protein LOC116197426, with the protein MGENTQLIRALTVTPCLPACHSIVNRECRRGTSASMSLPACHRCSLTHSRRGRNRSTTGWVCIEERKSQERDSPETKYHYTARSYARFFKANGADKAPEYLAAIATGMVVVAEIEPPPPSGSLSLALSLSFRFSLSRAGWIHLRHHSHVRGRDCI; encoded by the exons ATGGGAGAAAACACGCAACTCATCCGAGCCTTGACCGTCACCCCATGCCTGCCAGCCTGCCACTCCATCGTCAACCGTGAATGCCGGCGTGGCACTTCGGCGTCGATGTCACTGCCAGCCTGCCACAGGTGCAGCCTCACCCACAGCCGTCGTGGCAGGAATCGATCCACTACTGGTTGGGTTTGCATTGAAGAGAGAAAGAGCCAGGAGAGAGATTCACCGGAAACTAAATATCACTATACTGCGCGCTCATAT GCCAGATTCTTCAAAGCGAATGGTGCAGACAAGGCACCGGAGTATCTTGCAGCAATCGCTACCGGCATGGTTGTGGTGGCCGAAATTGAACCACCGCCGCCCAGTGGATCTCTGTCCttggctctctctctctcttttcgaTTCTCACTTTCCCGAGCTGGGTGGATACATTTGCGCCACCACAGCCACGTAAGAGGTCGGGATTGCATTTGA